The Neomonachus schauinslandi chromosome 14, ASM220157v2, whole genome shotgun sequence genomic interval GCTGACTGCTTCAGAGCCAGGCTCCCGCTTGTACTCGGAACACGTCAAGTCAGACCCAGCGAGCGAGGAGAGCATCTCCCTGAGAACCTCCCCCTCACGTAGCCTCACTTCCAGTCACCAGGCCCCATGAGTGCTAACTCCTCCACAGTGCCAGAAACCAATCCCTTCTCCCCGTTTCTTCTGCCATCAGCCGCCATAGGGCAGGTACAAACATTTGTTAAACTAAACTTTCACAGCTACAGCCTGTAGCTGTAGCATCTGTAGCTgctctggcgggggggggggggagctcacTGTTTACTAGCTACTGGGGTAGGACAGGCATTACAATTTGACAGGAATATTTGACATTGCTCTAATGTCATTCTGCCCAGGAGCTCATGCCCTTTCTTAAAACATGATCCTCTCTCCAAAGAGATCTGACCGACCACATACTGAGTGCTCTCTTCCTTATTCTAACTGCCTCAACAGGACACCTGCGGCACGTAAGCAAGGCGGGAAAGACCACCACGCAGACTGCCATCCACATGGCGGAGGCTGAGCTCCAGCCTCTCAACAGGACTACTCTGGACCTTTCCAATTCTTCTAGAAATCTGTACCAATCACCGTGCACTGGCACAAAGAGCGCCCGCCTCAGTGTGCCCTCTCCTTGGGCAGCTGCGGAGGCACTGTGGGCTACTCACCACTTCATCCCCGAAGTCCCCATTGAAACGGAGGGAGCTGGTCAGGTACTGGCTCTCCAGGCGACTCTTCAGCTCCTGAACCTGTTTCTTCAGGGTCTCCACTTCCTGCTGGTGGCCTGACTCGATCTGACGCAGGCGCTGCTGGATAGTGTCCGTGTACACAGGCATGCCATCGTCGTCCAGGTGGCTGCGGGAAGGCTGCTCGGGGCTGCCCGCTGTAGATGGCCTCCCCGAGTGGCTGTGCAGCCACTTGTGGTGCAAGTTCCTCGAGTGTAAGTGGGCAGAGCCGCAGCTCGTAGTGGACAGCTGGCGGCTCAGTGAGTCCTTGCTCCTACCAACCTCCCCATTGGTGCAGTGCCcgttgggggtggggtgcttcTGGAGGGTGCTAAGCCCTGGGGGCTGCTCTAAAGCCTTATTTTCGGTCTCTGGGGCACCATTGCACACCAGCCCCTCTTTACATTCGGCTAAAGGCAAGGCACAAGGAGAATGCGCTGGGCTGTGGGTGCTGCCAGGGGAAGTCCTATGGACCACAGATCCCACCTGGGGCCTCTCAGCTAGGCTCTTCTCTGAAGGCCGCGGCTCCATGGTTTGAGGAAGCATGTCCTTGCCACTGAACCAGCCACTGCTCACCAGGCAAGGTCTATGATGGCCTTCGGGCCCACTTTCTGACTTGACTTGATCTTCTATTAACATGTCCATTGAACTGTCTGTCTCTGGTCCTCTGGCCTCAAATGGGACTTGGGAGGGCAGCAGAGAACTTGACTGTGAGGTACCATAGCCAACTTTTGCATCTACTGGGATTGGAAGAAACGCTTCCTCCCTATCTTCTGTAATAGCTCCTATTTGGGGCTGTTCCACAGGGACCTCCTGGGCATCCTCTCCCCTGGGGGACTCCTGGAGAAAATGGGGGAGAACACTGTGCCCACCCTGCTGCTCAGGAATACCCCGTGAGAACACGGAGAGGCTAGTGCCTGGATGGTTCGCCAGAGCAGCATCACCCAGTTCTAGTTCTTGAGGAAAGATCATGGCCGAGCCCTCAGGGGTCTTCACCCTGATCTCCTTTTCTAAAAGAGCCTCCTCTTTGACCTCCTGCATCTCAATGCTCCCCCTATGGGCAGGCTCCTCTATCCCACTCTCCTCTTTGGTGGCCTCTTGCAAAAtgttctccatctgcccctcggCCACTCCAGCTGCAACAGACAGCTCAGCGCCGCCCAGCACTTTGGTTGGCTTCCCCAGGCTGTCAGGATCGAGAGGCTCCTCCCCAGGACCAGCCAGGCTGCTCAGTTCCAGTGAGCGCCTGTGCTCCTGCCACTTCTCATTCAGACTTGGGTCACTGCTGCGCCGACTGGCTAGAGGCACTGTGTTGTCGCAAGCTGTAGTCAGATTGTCAAATGATCTAGTCTTTGGTAGCCTAAACAAAAGGAGTTCGAGGGAAATGAGAATCTGAGGCTGTTCAGAGGAAAGCAGGAGACAATCAGTTTTAACAGGCAGTTGTTTCATAATTGGGTCCACTGTAGCTACTCAAAGAGCCTTGGCATCTTTTAAAGTGAGGCTCAGACGGACAGAAAGGCAAAAAGCTCCAGGATGGGCCCTTCTAGTCGGCAAAGTTCCTCTCAACCTACCCAACTCGCCCTGCCCCACCCTGTGTCCatatatacaaagaaacaaacagtaaATGCTATGTTTAAAAAACGTTCGTGACACTGCTCTGTTTCTCCACTAGTGGCAAAGGCAAGTAGCACTGCTGATTTTCTGctattacaatattttaaattaatgtatttagCAGTCTGAATTTAATAAAGTTAATTCTCCAGTGGCAAAGCCGAACTTTCTATATCATCTGACAGCATTTGCCTTTCAACcccaaaaagacaaatgatagcAGAAAGGCAGGAGCACAGAGCAGTGGCTGGAACTCAAGCCAGAGGGTCACAAGGAACCCAGAGGTTTGCTCCATCACTGAGAAACCGCTCGGCGCATGCAGCAGAACAATATAGTGTAGGGCCCAACGCCCTTCAGGAAATGAGGCTCTTACGGCCTCGAAGCCTGAAACCCTTATACCTCCCCTGAGAAAACCTCAGAGATCTAAGCGAGACTTGTGGAGCTGGACAACGTCATGATCTCTAACCCATTGTCATGATCTCTAACCATGCCTGGATGTGCCCCAACACAGAAGTACACCCATGCAGGACGTGAGGCCTGGGCTCACCGGCTCAGGGGCGGCTCATCAGGGCTGGTGCCAGGGGCTGGATACGGTGCACAGCCATCATCCACGGGGGTGGATGGGGATGGGCAGGGCAGGTACACTGCACTCCACAGCATCAGGTTACGCACGTGACACACAGGGTATAGCACCTGAGAGAGCAGTGGGGATACAGGTTTAAACAAGTCCCAACAGGAAATGAGGGTCAAGAACAGTCACCAAGCTGGAACACCCAACAGGTCTGCACTCGTGGGCATGAAAatctaaaggatttttttttaaatctatttctcaTTAATTACTTCTTAGGTCCCCTTTATTGAATGACTGACTTTCATATCCGCTTAATTTGTTGCCTTTACTTCATACGAAGGTGAGTCATTCCACTAGATGGTGATTGTGTTTCCTGGTACAAAAACGTGGCTTCAGAAGACACTGTCAAACCTGCTTTATAGGATCATTTAAATTAATCatgtgaaaagaaggaaattttcttCCTGTATTATGACTTCCCCAGCAGTgaagcaaagagagaagcagtTAGTGTAGATCTTTCCTCTGACTACTTAAATGTAGTGAGAAGCATATTAATAGTCCAGTGAAGCAATATAACCTCTGATCAACTTCCTTTTGACTTCTTTAGAATTTGACATGCATTCTGACAAAAGGAACGTTACCATGTATCAACACAGATGTGCGTGCCTCCTTTCCTCTGCTTAACAGCAGGTGTCCCTTTGAAGAAAAAAGTCTTAAAGGGCCTGCCAGTTCTCCACGGGGGCAGACAATCACCCCGACACACAAGCTAACACCACACACACTCTTCTGCTCTCGGAGACAGGAGCTGCAGTGCATATCATCACCTGAGGACACTGGAAGGGTGCCGGGGGCTTGCAGGGGCACCCAGGGGACGACTTAGGTTCCCCCTCCACTTGTTAGAACATGCCAAGATTCGTGTCTGGAGTGCAAAATAGAGATGTGTATTAAATCAAACCACCCTGAGCAAGAAGTGGTTAGAAGCAGATCAGAGCAGCACTAGGAAACAAGCCTTCCTTGGGACAGATGGAAAAAAAGGGAACCCACCCACCCAGAGACAACAGAGATGCCTTTGAGAAAACAGTCACTACCGAAAACGGCGCCCATAGGTCTCCAGCCCCAAATTCCTTCTGCTGGTCGGAGAGGAGAGGCTGAAGGATACATACGGCTTCTGACTGAGATGAGTACAGGAGGTTTTTGAACGCCTTGTTGCCTGCCCGAAGCAGCGACCACACAGAACACGTCCGTTCCTGAGTGTGCTTGTCCCCTCTCTCCTTAGCGTTGTTGCACAGGAATGTTCCAAACAGGCAGGAATAGGTATGTTGCACCAGTTTCACCTGTGGGAGTCCAAAAGCCAGCCATAGCGTGTATGTTCTCCAGGGGAAGGGTAGCCCCGCTGAGCCCCACTTCCCCAACATCCCTGAGAGCACCTCAGGATTCACACTCCATAAGGATGAGGGAACCAAGTAAGCCACGGAAGAGCTGCCTCCTCACAACACCAACCCCAGAGCGCCAACCCCAACCACTAGCATTCCTGAGTCAAAAGAGCAAAGACAGATAGATCACTGGCACCCCATTTCTCTTGGCCTCCTTGGCAACCAGTCTGGCAAGTCCTAAGTTAACAGCCACACTCCAGAGTGACAGATCATTATCACCCGGGTACAAGAGCAGGTCAGTGTACAATGCAAGTCTGAACTGAGAGCACACTCCTAATAACTTTTCACTCAACAAATCCTTCCTGAGCATCTGACATACCCCAGACATTTCTATGGGTCCTGAAGAGGCAACAACTCTCAGACAACTCTCCTGCCCTGATGGAGCTGGCTCtagctgtgggggaggggtggccacTGCTGTGGACCACAATAAGGCAGGGTGAGCGGGACAGGGCACGAGCAGGACAGCAGGAGAAAGAAGTGAGAGAGCAAGTTAAGAAGATATCTGAGGGGGAAATGCTCCAGGCAGAGGCACCAGCCAGCACAGTGGTCTTGAGGTGAGCGTGTGCTTGCGATTTCCAAGAAACAGAAGGAGGCCAGTGTAACTGAAGGACATTGCACAAAGAGAGCAATGGTAGAAAATGAATCTAGACAGGTAACCTCTAAGACAGCTCTGCAGGCCATTTTAAGGACTGACTTTTACTCTGTCTGAAATGGAAAGTCATTGGAGGTTCTTAAGAAGGGGAATGATACGGTCTCAATCATGTTTTAGAAGGAtccctctaggggcgcctgggtggctcagtgggttaagcggctggctcttgattttggctcaggtcatggtctcaggtggtgagatcaagccccacattaggctctgtgctcagcagggagtctgcttgtctgcttgagattctctccctctctctccccctaccccctgcttgtgtgctctctctaaaataaatgaatggataaatctttttaaaaaaatgatccctCTAGTTGCTGGGTTGACTCTTGGGGCAGGAGATGGTGCTACCTTGGACCAGTGTGGGAACAGTGGAGACAGCAGGAAGTAATCAGGTTTTAGATAGATTTTGGAAGCAAAGCTGCAGAATCTGCTGACAGACTGAACGTGGAGTGTGAAAGGGGGAGGATGAGAGTTGGGCAGGCCATATAAGTTTCTgccctaaataaatggaaggattgAGTTGCCACCTGGTGAGGCTGACAACTTCTGGAAGAtcatattttggggtggggagatgtAGAAATCAAGAACCAAGTTTTGAACAAGTGTGAAATACCATTAGGACATCCACGTGGAGATACTGAGCAGTCACAGTTGGGTATGTGAGTCTGGAGTTAAGTGGAGAGATCTGAGCTGAAGACGGAAATACAAATGTGAGAATCATGGATAGCAATCAGAGCCATCGGACTAGATGAAATCCCCAGAGAGGCAGTAAGATACAGAAGCACATTGGAGGCTGAGTCCTGGAGCATTCCAACACTCAGCACTGGGAAGGTATTAAGCAGCAGCACAGGAGATAAAAAAGACCAGCTagtgaggcagagaaggaaggcagaatTTGTGCTGGTAGTCAAATGAAGAAAGGATTTCAAGAAAGGTGTGATGAAACAGTGCCAAAGAGTAAAATGAAGACAGTCAAAGATACAAAcctccagctataaaataagtaagtcctggggatgtaatgtacaggatggtgaatatagttaataatactctattgcagggcacctgggtggctcagttggttaagtgactgccttcggctcaggtcatgatcctggagtcccgagattgagtcccacatcgggctccctgctcagcagggggtctgcttccccctctgccctcttccctctcgtgctctctgtctctcattctctctctctcaaataaataaataaaatctttaaaaaaaaaaaaaataatactctattgcatatctgaaagttgctaaaagagtaggtcttaaaagttctcacaagaaaaaaaaatttgtgtggcAATGGATGTTAATTACTTattgtgattatttcacaatatacacaaacagtagaattattatgttgtatacctgaaactaatgttatattgtcaattatacctcaattaaaaaaaaaactttttggggtgcctgggtggctcagtcgttaagcgtctgcctttggctcaggccatgatcccagtgtcctgggatcgggccccgcatcgggctccctgctcagtgggaagcctgcttctccctctcccgctccccgtttgtgttccctctctcactgtgtctctctgtcaaataaataaaatcttaaaaaaataaataaaataaaaaactaagttTAAAACAACTCAAAGACTTTATGCAAACCTAACACACCTACATTCACTGAATAAACACactttttagtgtttttaattaaaactggGACAAAGCATGGCTCCTtattaaattctaaaaagaaTCCATAGTTTCACATGAAAACTAGCCCACTAACATTTGCATTAATACCCCCACAATTTTAGAAGGTCCCCAAAATGAAGAATTACAAGCCCAAACTCACAAGGAATGCTTCATTGAACTCAAAAGAGCAAGGAAATTGCCTCTGAAGCTGATGAACACAGTCAAGCCACTGCAGAAACACTGGGCAGCGCTCGTTCAGATCATCGGAGTTCTCCCCATGACCACACCGGTCGGCAAACTTGTGGCCAAAATCCAGCCACTCCATCTCCACGAGGACCTGGAAACCCTGCAGGGAAACACCCAGGAGAGACCATTCGTACTTGGAGACTATGACAGCTCTGAGCCTGTCAGGACTAACAGCAATAATCCTTTTTAGCAAACTCCCAGTAAGCCCAACAGGAGGCCCTGACCCAGCCCCACAGCCAAGGGCTCCATGGAATGGAGCTTAGGGCAATTTCCCACTTCCCTCAACTCCATTCCATAATCATCAAAAGGGTACTAAGCATTTATCTAAGCCTTTCCTGAATCCATACTTTCATTCACTATACAGTATAAAAGCcacattttttctaaatttctttatttttaattattttatttttattttatttctgtatttcgtGTTATACTTACAAAGTCTTATTTCTAATAGCTTTCCCTACCCCCAGATTTACGTATTTTAGGGCATCTTTATGGCTTTTCTTACATCTTTAACCCAACATGTGGTTCTTTCAGAGTAGAGCTCTTTCTCCACAGAACACTGTAGTGATATCCCAACCCATTATCATAATGAGCATGCCAAGATCCTTCTATAGTAGCCCCATTTTCCTGGGGTAGCCAAAACTTTTCCAAGTAGATAGACTGCAAAGGAAAACATGTCTGTATTTCTCAATACCTTGTTATACACACTCTGTTCCATTTTAAAAGGCACAGGAACTATGGGAGGCAACACCACAATTTAGCTCAAGGTAAAGGAGCAAgggttttaaaacaaatttcactTTCCTTAGGCCTAACCACCAAGACCAAAACTGATCATAAAACCCTCCAGGGTTTCTCCCACTCATACTGACGTACCAAATCCTATTCTTTGGATCCACCCACCTCTATGGTTCGGTAATACGGATCCAGCAAGAGCTTAGCCAATGCCACAATCTGGGGAGTGCGATCCCAGCCATCTGAGCAGTGTGCTAATACCGGCCGCTGGTCACGATCCACGGCGTGCACTACCAGAAGTGCCGACTTCAGAAGCACAGACAGGTGATGGAGCCATTTTGTGCTTTCAAGAGCTGACAGCCAACTACAAAAACAGAAGGGGATAAGGAAATGCTGATTTTTATGATTTACTGCATCATGCCAAATACCCGtgaaattaaaaagcaagtcCCAAAGATCTTTCCCTCCAAATAAAACactgccaaaacaaacaaatctctGTCTTTATAAAGCATGTACAAAGATGAGGCTTTCAGCCCTATTATGCAATAGAAGACAGCTTTAGAAATAGGACAGTAATTAATAGAATTTTTGTTCCAAAAATCTTATGGCTAGTTTCTGAGAATATCTAGTATTTTTCAGTCCATGGTAGTTATATATCCAGTATAAGCAGTTCTTTCTGGAGTCTTCTGAAGGAAATGAAGCCACTTACAACATTGTAAAACAGAAGGTACTTATATTTAATGATCAGCAACGACGCCCTacaagttctaaaaaaaaaaaaaaaaaaaaaaagtatagaaaactCACACAAACATGCCTATAAGGAGATGTAAGCCAGATGCCACAATCAAGAACAGTGCAGACAACAGCACCTGCTCCGCACACCCTAACACCTACCACTAAAGTCTTAAATTTCTATGGACTAAAACTGAGCCCAAGCTAATGCCTGAAGACTCATATAAATTAGTATACCAATCGCTACATGGTGTTATTGGACTTAACATAGACTGGATTCAGCAGGGATCCAGAAGAACCTTTTTTCGAAAAGACCTTTAGGAAGTATCAGATCCCAAGAATTACCCCTTGAAGTAATCACAAGCTGATCATGCtgggtttaattttttatttatttatttatttttttaagattttatttatttcacagagagagacagcgagagcaggaacacaagcagggggagtgggagagggagaagcaggcttcctgctgagcagggagcccgatgtgggactcgatcccaggaccccgggatcatgacctgagccgaaggcagacgcttaacgactgagccacccaggcgccctttgctgggttttttttaaaagatttttatttatttatttgacagagagagtgagagagggaacacaagcaggggcagtgggagagggagaagcaggcttcccgctgagcagggagcccaatgggggactcgatcccaggaccctgggatcatgacctgagccgaaggcagacacttaacgactgagccacccaggcgccctaatcatgcttgtttttttactgtgttattttgtttcttgtgccCTGTCATGGATTCCACTCCCTACATGCCCACCCCCAAAAGCTCTGATTTCTCCAAAATGTGATCGGATTTGTGGTTCCACAGCCTCAAGCAAGTGTTGAGAGGCTTGATTATAGCTGATATCATCACTACCAGGGCTTCCTTTGACTCACAAGGAAGGCTTCAGTACTGCCTTATGATTTGCTGCCAAATAGAGGCAAAGCATTAcctttttccttaataaaatccCAGACATTCATGTGGACCAGGTGAGGGTCAATTACATCTTTCTGACTCTGGATTTAAAAAAGagctttttggggcgcctgggtggctcagtcgttaagcgtctgccttcggctcaggtcatgatcccagggtcctgggatcgagccccgcatcaggctccctgttccgcgggaagcctgcttctccctttcccactccgcctgcttgtgttccctctctcgctgtgtctctgtcaaataaataaataaaatctttaaaaaaaaaaagagcttttttaagaaagaattttaatatatggAAGATATTTGTGATCAGGTAGTACTGATTCTATCCCTTTCATCattttataaataggaaaacTGATATCCATAGTAATTAAGCCccttggccaaagtcacacaatTAGTAGCAGATCTTCTGAGACCTTAGCCAGGCTCCTTCTACGCCCCACCTTTGTGGAAGAGAGCACTACTGGCTGGTTTCTGTAAATGCGTAGCAGATACGATTTGCTAATCCCCAAAGCAGAGCAGCAAGCTCATTCTTTGGTCAGGCCTTTTCCCCAAAGACAACTGCTTCACTCTCTGGGCTGATTCCAACTGTGATGAATCTAATCACTTACTACCAGGAGTTAGTACAAGTGATTCAGGCAGCCATCTGATTGAATAAATCAGGGAATTCTTCAAAACTTGATGTGATCAGAGCTACTGAATAGAACCCAGGGAAAAAGCTATGGGCTCCAGTACAAacaccagaaaagagaaaaattctgtCTTCTCTGGCACCATTTCTGGCTTCCCGAAAGAGTAAAACAGGGGCTCTTAAATATTTATCTGTCCATATTTGTTTTACAGACCATTCCTGCTAATTTATCTTGTATACAACCAGTTCCCTTAGGGGGAAGGAGTGTTACTTCACCTATCTCACTACAAATGCCAgccattcatttttaataagcaataaaaatatgGTAATGTTCTTAATAAATAAGAGGGGGTAGTTTAGGAATCAGAAGCAAATGTAAAAGGAATTCACTGAATGGCAAGTTTAAAGAAAGTTTAACCCTTTTTTACAACATGATGAAtaaattttgactttcaagtaaAACGTCCCACCCAGTTCACAGCAGATAAGTGTCACCTACAGGACGTCAAaaaccaaagaattaaaaatgagcCAAAAACAATGTAGAAGAGAAGAGGTCCCAGGAAAAACAAGAAGGTAGGGCTTCTGAGGACTGAGATCTGTTTTGTGCTCCCCATCTTTAAACCTTTCAAAGGGCTAGATTTTTCTCCCAACATCTCCTTTGTGCTACTGTGCTCCTAACACAGAAAGGAGAAGGCCCACAGGGACTAAAAGTAAAACTGAAGTGTaccaagaaacagaagaaaagacacctccaaactcatttaaaaagcggggggggggggggggggggggggggctggggggggagcaATGCAAAATGAAAGCTAAGGCCAAGGTCTTACTTTCCCGGATCTGGCATCTGTGTGCACAGCAACCGCAGAGACTGAAAACTCCTCCGAATTGAATGAATATTTGCCATCCCCATAAACACGACTTCACAGTTTGGGTAATACTCTGCAGAGAATAacaataaagagaacaaaaatatgttgaatttaaaGCCCACATGGccaaatttaaaagcagcaaacaGGCTATAAAGCAAATCCATTATAGTTGCTGACTAACGAAATTGCAATGTTTGGATGCCTATTAGTCTAGTCCTTTTACGAAAGGAAAAACAGTGCTTGAATTTTAGCTGTTTTTGCGAAAAGGAAAGTTAGATTTGTGAAGATAGGGACATAAAACAGaagctcttcttttttaagaaaaagatctaAAGCCTTCCATCTCACCCAGGTTGACTTCTTGGGCCACATCTAACTTTCAGCTCTGGAATCTCTTTGAAAAGAACCTGGCAGAACAATGCATTTTATGCATTCACATTTCACCTTCATACAACTGCTTTTAACTTCCAGTTGAGATCACATCCGAATAAAGAGCTTGGAGTCTCTACCTGCTCTATCAGCACACAGCTGGCACCGAAGGAGTCCCTCCTTGGAGAAAGTCAGCAATCAAATAGTGGGGGTGCTACAGGTCAGGACAGAGGTGCCTTGCTAGAGTTCTGTatttactgcttcaatttccacCCCAGGTTTTCTAAGTACAAGCCATGTGGGAAGTTTTCTGTGAGGTCAGTGATGAGTAAACCCACTGTCAAAGGCAACAAAATCTTTTAGAAGGCTGAGAAATTGAGCCACTAAAGAAGCAGCTTCCAAACATGAACAGGCCTTATTACGGAGAGGATTTACTTTCTTTATGACCTAAAGGTTAGGAAGGAAGATTATTTGGTTTCACTGCACCTCCTCCTCCATTTCTTCCCTGAAAAGAAACTAGTGTTAAGAATCCAAACAGCTCTGGCTCTCTCAAGATAGGCTGAGGAACATGGTTTGCCATTCATTTCAAATTGAGAACTAAGACCCAGTTGGACATGGCTGGACTCACAAGAACAATGTTAGTGGACAAAGCACCTTATACCTCACCTGGGCATTCACAGCCTCCTCCTTTGGCTCGGTTTGCCACAGCTGCTGCATAGGAACGTGCAtccaagatcaaaagcttctgcggTTGGATGGCTAAACTGTCTGCTCCTGAAGCATTTGACAGAGAAGAATCTAGGAACATCAGGAGTGGGGATGAAAAACTAAATGAACCCATCTCTCCCAGAATTGTGCAAAATAAGAACCCAAAACACCTATTGCAAtaccaagaaacaaacaaacaaaaacctcaattAAGTGAAACCCACCTAACAGAACCCTTGATACATAGGACTTCTCTCTTTATCTTCTGTTTTGCCTACAATCTCCTTTATCTCATGTCTACATGTATAGTCTTTTAATGAAGTCTGGTGTCTCCTGCCATGGTCTGGAGAAATTCCAGGTCCCCTATCATATATATACCCCATTCTTGTCACAATGACTAGAAAGACAACCAACAACACTAGCCCTCTTAAGCCAAGTCTGAAACAGTCTTCTGGTTCTTTGTCAAGACCTATGACTCCTCAAATAATCCCATCAACTAAAgcttcaccctctctctcctATGGAACAAATCATAGGTCTTACAAGGAAAAGGCCATTCAAGAAAAAG includes:
- the MTMR3 gene encoding myotubularin-related protein 3 isoform X4, producing the protein MDEETRHSLECIQANQIFPRKQLIREDENLQVPFLELHGESTEYVGRAEDAIIALSNYRLHIKFKESLVNVPLQLIESVECRDIFQLHLTCKDCKVIRCQFSTFEQCQEWLKRLNNAIRPPVKIEDLFSFAYHAWCMEVYASEKEQHGDLCRPGEHVTSRFKNEVERMGFDMNNAWRISNINEKYKLCGSYPQELIVPAWITDKELESVASFRSWKRIPAVVYRHQSNGAVIARCGQPEVSWWGWRNADDEHLVQSVAKACASDSRSSGSKLSTRNSSRDFPNAGDLSDVEFDSSLSNASGADSLAIQPQKLLILDARSYAAAVANRAKGGGCECPEYYPNCEVVFMGMANIHSIRRSFQSLRLLCTQMPDPGNWLSALESTKWLHHLSVLLKSALLVVHAVDRDQRPVLAHCSDGWDRTPQIVALAKLLLDPYYRTIEGFQVLVEMEWLDFGHKFADRCGHGENSDDLNERCPVFLQWLDCVHQLQRQFPCSFEFNEAFLVKLVQHTYSCLFGTFLCNNAKERGDKHTQERTCSVWSLLRAGNKAFKNLLYSSQSEAVLYPVCHVRNLMLWSAVYLPCPSPSTPVDDGCAPYPAPGTSPDEPPLSRLPKTRSFDNLTTACDNTVPLASRRSSDPSLNEKWQEHRRSLELSSLAGPGEEPLDPDSLGKPTKVLGGAELSVAAGVAEGQMENILQEATKEESGIEEPAHRGSIEMQEVKEEALLEKEIRVKTPEGSAMIFPQELELGDAALANHPGTSLSVFSRGIPEQQGGHSVLPHFLQESPRGEDAQEVPVEQPQIGAITEDREEAFLPIPVDAKVGYGTSQSSSLLPSQVPFEARGPETDSSMDMLIEDQVKSESGPEGHHRPCLVSSGWFSGKDMLPQTMEPRPSEKSLAERPQVGSVVHRTSPGSTHSPAHSPCALPLAECKEGLVCNGAPETENKALEQPPGLSTLQKHPTPNGHCTNGEVGRSKDSLSRQLSTTSCGSAHLHSRNLHHKWLHSHSGRPSTAGSPEQPSRSHLDDDGMPVYTDTIQQRLRQIESGHQQEVETLKKQVQELKSRLESQYLTSSLRFNGDFGDEVMTRWLPDHLAAHCYACDSAFWLASRKHHCRNCGNVFCSSCCNQKVPVPSQQLFEPSRVCKSCYSSLHPTSSSIDLELDKPIAATSN
- the MTMR3 gene encoding myotubularin-related protein 3 isoform X1, with product MDEETRHSLECIQANQIFPRKQLIREDENLQVPFLELHGESTEYVGRAEDAIIALSNYRLHIKFKESLVNVPLQLIESVECRDIFQLHLTCKDCKVIRCQFSTFEQCQEWLKRLNNAIRPPVKIEDLFSFAYHAWCMEVYASEKEQHGDLCRPGEHVTSRFKNEVERMGFDMNNAWRISNINEKYKLCGSYPQELIVPAWITDKELESVASFRSWKRIPAVVYRHQSNGAVIARCGQPEVSWWGWRNADDEHLVQSVAKACASDSRSSGSKLSTRNSSRDFPNAGDLSDVEFDSSLSNASGADSLAIQPQKLLILDARSYAAAVANRAKGGGCECPEYYPNCEVVFMGMANIHSIRRSFQSLRLLCTQMPDPGNWLSALESTKWLHHLSVLLKSALLVVHAVDRDQRPVLAHCSDGWDRTPQIVALAKLLLDPYYRTIEGFQVLVEMEWLDFGHKFADRCGHGENSDDLNERCPVFLQWLDCVHQLQRQFPCSFEFNEAFLVKLVQHTYSCLFGTFLCNNAKERGDKHTQERTCSVWSLLRAGNKAFKNLLYSSQSEAVLYPVCHVRNLMLWSAVYLPCPSPSTPVDDGCAPYPAPGTSPDEPPLSRLPKTRSFDNLTTACDNTVPLASRRSSDPSLNEKWQEHRRSLELSSLAGPGEEPLDPDSLGKPTKVLGGAELSVAAGVAEGQMENILQEATKEESGIEEPAHRGSIEMQEVKEEALLEKEIRVKTPEGSAMIFPQELELGDAALANHPGTSLSVFSRGIPEQQGGHSVLPHFLQESPRGEDAQEVPVEQPQIGAITEDREEAFLPIPVDAKVGYGTSQSSSLLPSQVPFEARGPETDSSMDMLIEDQVKSESGPEGHHRPCLVSSGWFSGKDMLPQTMEPRPSEKSLAERPQVGSVVHRTSPGSTHSPAHSPCALPLAECKEGLVCNGAPETENKALEQPPGLSTLQKHPTPNGHCTNGEVGRSKDSLSRQLSTTSCGSAHLHSRNLHHKWLHSHSGRPSTAGSPEQPSRSHLDDDGMPVYTDTIQQRLRQIESGHQQEVETLKKQVQELKSRLESQYLTSSLRFNGDFGDEVTSIPDSESNLDQNCLSRCSTEIFSEASWEQVDKQDTEMTRWLPDHLAAHCYACDSAFWLASRKHHCRDTDRVDQTWNCGNVFCSSCCNQKVPVPSQQLFEPSRVCKSCYSSLHPTSSSIDLELDKPIAATSN